From the Eubacterium sp. 1001713B170207_170306_E7 genome, the window GCAGACTGCCGTGTTTGAGGCCAGCGCGGGCGCAGAGGTGCGCGTCGGCGGAGCCGTGCAGACAAGCGGCGAGAGTGTCAATGACTTTACCAGGCCTTTGAGCTATGTGGTTATCGCTGAGGATTTAAGCCGCCAGACCTATGAGGTGACCGTGGAGGGGGAAAATCCAGCGGCAGCTCCGGACGCAGAGGCTGGCAGCTTCAATCGGCATGTGCCAGACAGTACGGCGGCATCGGTGGCGACAGGGCTGAGCGGTGGCCAGAATGGCGTGGCTGTTTTATCCGTGATCTTCGTCGTGCTGGCCGGAGGCATCGTATGTGTACAGTACGCAAGAGGCCGTGGAAAAAAATAACAATAGCAGAACGAGCGCCATTTACAGTGTGGATGGCGCTTGTTTTCGTTTTTAAGGATTTATTGATGATAATGATTTTATTTGGTTGAACAATAATAGAAAAAAAGGATATAATTTTATATATAAATGATTAAATAGTAAACAATCTATCGATTGACATTGACAGAGAGAATGATGAAAAAATATATTGGCCAGAGCATCTGCCTTTTTGTAATGGCCGTATTTTTTTAGCGGGCTGCGGACATAAGGAACAGACCATTGCGAAGGCAGCCTTTGAAACGCCCCAGTACGAATGGGGAACCGTATCAAACCGGACCATCACCATTTGGGGAGACGACACAGATCTTAAACGGCCTTATCTCAAAACGGCCTTTGAGCGATACCAGGAAATAACGGGGAATACCCTTGAGATACGGCCGCTTTCAAAACAGGAAATGTCCGAGGAGGTACCAAAGGCTTTTCAGTCTGATGCCGCAAAAAAGCCGGATATTCTGATGAGCTATGGCGGCATTAAGCTTTTATAAAGGGAGGGATAACGGCCAAAGGGGCTGAGGACAGGGAAAGCAGCGGAAAACTAAAATTGTCATTAAAATTATGTAAATTTTTATTCAAAAGATCTTGATTTTTTCACCAGAATGATCTATAGTATTGCTAGCACTCGAACATAACGAGTGCTAACAATACCGAAATGAAAGTGAGTGGAGATTATGGCTAAAAAGCAATTCCAGGCAGAATCCAAACGCCTGCTGGATTTAATGATTCATTCGATTTATACAAACAAAGAGATTTTCTTAAGAGAGATTATCTCAAATGCAAGCGATGCGATTGACAAGCGTTACTTTAAAAATATGTCTGAGGGAGGCAGCGGGCTCTCAAGGGAAGACTACGTGATTCACATCATCCCGGATAAGGAAGCAGGCACGCTGACCATTACCGATAACGGAATCGGGATGACCCAGGAAGAGCTGGAAGAAAATCTTGGTATTATCGCCAACAGCGGCTCTCTGGAATTCAAGTCTGAGCACGAAGCCCAGGAAGATATTGATATCATCGGCCAGTTTGGTGTCGGCTTTTATTCTGCCTTTATGGTCAGCAAGGATATTAAGGTCCGCACAAGGGCAGATGGCAGCGACGTGGCCTATGAATGGGAATCTGAAGGCGCGGAAGGCTACACCATTGAAGAATGCGATAAGGAAGCGGTCGGTACTGAAATTATCCTGACGCTCATGGACGATACAGAAGATGAAAAATACAGTCAGTATCTGGAAGAATACCGCCTCAGAGAGCTCATCAAGCGTTATTCAGACTATATCCGCTACCCCATTAAAATGGAAGTGGAAAAGAGCACTTTGGTAGAGGCCTCCGAGGAAGAGAAAGCCAAGGAAGATTACGAGCCGCAGTACGATACCTATCTGGAGGAAGAAACCCTCAACAGCATGGTACCCCTGTGGAAAAAAAATAAAAGCGAAGTTACCGATGAGGATTACAACAATTTCTACAAGGAAAAATATTATGACTATACCGATCCGGCCAAAGTCATTGCGACCCATGTAGAGGGCGTGTGCACCTATGACGCCCTGCTGTTTATTCCGTCTAACGTGCCCTACAATTACTTCTCAAAGGAATTTAAAAAAGGTCTGCAGCTTTATTCTAGCGGTGTGCTGATTATGGATAAATGTGAAGACCTGCTGCCGGATTACTTTGGCTTTGTCCGGGGCCTGGTCGATTCTCAGGATCTGTCCCTGAACATTTCAAGAGAAATGCTTCAGCAGGACCGTCAGGTTAAAGCCATTGCCCAGCGTATTGAAAAGAAAATCACTTCTGAACTTATGGACATGCAGAAAAAAGACCGGGAAAAATACGATGCGTTCTACAAGAACTTCGGCCTGCCGCTCAAATTCGGCATGTATGAAAACTACGGTATGAACGCTGACAAGCTCAAGGATCTGGTCATGTTCTACAGCTCCAGCGAAAAGAAATCCGTCACCTTTGCAGAATATGTCGGCAGAATGAAGGAAGATCAGAAATATATTTACTACGCCTGCGGTGATTCCATCGAAAAAATTGGAAAGATGCCGCAGATCGAGCTGCTCTTAGATCAGGGTTATGAAGTGCTCTACTGTACCGACGACGTGGATGAATTTGCCCT encodes:
- the htpG gene encoding molecular chaperone HtpG, which translates into the protein MAKKQFQAESKRLLDLMIHSIYTNKEIFLREIISNASDAIDKRYFKNMSEGGSGLSREDYVIHIIPDKEAGTLTITDNGIGMTQEELEENLGIIANSGSLEFKSEHEAQEDIDIIGQFGVGFYSAFMVSKDIKVRTRADGSDVAYEWESEGAEGYTIEECDKEAVGTEIILTLMDDTEDEKYSQYLEEYRLRELIKRYSDYIRYPIKMEVEKSTLVEASEEEKAKEDYEPQYDTYLEEETLNSMVPLWKKNKSEVTDEDYNNFYKEKYYDYTDPAKVIATHVEGVCTYDALLFIPSNVPYNYFSKEFKKGLQLYSSGVLIMDKCEDLLPDYFGFVRGLVDSQDLSLNISREMLQQDRQVKAIAQRIEKKITSELMDMQKKDREKYDAFYKNFGLPLKFGMYENYGMNADKLKDLVMFYSSSEKKSVTFAEYVGRMKEDQKYIYYACGDSIEKIGKMPQIELLLDQGYEVLYCTDDVDEFALKSLMKYDEKEFRSASDDDLGIEQSEEAKKESEAKNEENKDLMTAIKEALDGKVNAVKLSTRLKSHPVCFSTEGISLEMEKVLNAQPMGGDVKADKVLEINGSHPVFDAMKKAYDDKNNDKLKKYANLLYDQAMLIEGMTIEDPVEFAKSICELMV